From one Acidibrevibacterium fodinaquatile genomic stretch:
- a CDS encoding LutB/LldF family L-lactate oxidation iron-sulfur protein, producing the protein MLSTSPAFKENARKAIADVGLQKALARTKPQFHGKRAKAVAALPEFEQLRDIGREIKNHTLAHLDFYLETWAANVERAGGQVHWCATADEARAAVLGICERAGAKTVTKGKSMISEELGINEHLEQHGITPIETDLGEYILQLRHEPPSHIIGPAFHLNREDWEESFRRSHTDLPADRVFHERRDILTEARTKLRARFLAADVGITGANFLIAETGSSVIVTNEGNGDLTQTLPRVHIVLASIEKMVPTLEDATNMLRLLARSATGQDFSVYTTFSTGVRRPGDLDGPEEYHVILLDNGRSAMLGTEFQDMLRCIRCAACMNHCPVYNVVGGHAYGWVYPGPMGAVLTPTLIGVDQAGNLPNASTFCGKCESVCPVKIPLPKMMRHWREREFERHLTPSTVRTNLALWGFFARRPGLYRLATRIGAGVLGWLGRRRGRLSRLPFAGGWTAGRDLPTPEGETFFARYAKEQRRQRGAS; encoded by the coding sequence ATGCTCTCGACCTCGCCCGCCTTCAAGGAAAATGCCCGCAAGGCGATCGCCGATGTCGGCCTGCAAAAGGCGCTGGCGCGCACTAAGCCGCAATTTCACGGCAAGCGCGCGAAAGCGGTCGCCGCCTTGCCGGAATTCGAGCAGCTGCGCGACATCGGCCGCGAGATCAAGAACCACACCCTCGCCCATCTCGATTTCTATCTCGAAACCTGGGCGGCGAATGTCGAGCGCGCCGGTGGCCAAGTGCATTGGTGCGCGACCGCCGATGAAGCCCGCGCCGCCGTTCTCGGCATTTGCGAGCGCGCCGGCGCAAAGACCGTGACCAAGGGCAAATCGATGATTTCCGAAGAACTCGGGATCAACGAGCATCTCGAGCAGCACGGCATCACCCCGATCGAAACCGATCTCGGCGAATATATCCTCCAGCTCCGCCATGAACCGCCGAGCCATATCATCGGCCCGGCCTTTCACCTCAACCGCGAGGATTGGGAGGAGAGCTTCCGCCGCTCCCACACCGATCTCCCCGCCGACCGCGTCTTTCACGAGCGCCGCGACATCCTGACCGAGGCACGCACCAAGCTCCGCGCCCGCTTCCTCGCCGCCGATGTCGGCATCACCGGCGCCAATTTCCTGATCGCCGAGACCGGTTCCTCGGTCATCGTCACCAACGAGGGCAATGGCGATCTGACCCAGACCCTGCCGCGCGTTCATATCGTGCTTGCCAGCATCGAAAAAATGGTGCCGACGCTGGAGGACGCGACCAACATGCTGCGTCTGCTGGCGCGCTCGGCGACGGGGCAGGATTTCTCGGTCTATACCACCTTCTCGACCGGTGTGCGCCGTCCGGGCGATCTCGACGGGCCGGAGGAATACCACGTCATCCTGCTCGATAATGGCCGCAGCGCCATGCTCGGCACCGAGTTCCAGGACATGCTGCGCTGCATCCGCTGCGCCGCCTGCATGAACCATTGCCCGGTCTATAACGTCGTCGGCGGCCACGCTTATGGCTGGGTCTATCCGGGGCCGATGGGGGCGGTGCTGACGCCGACCCTGATCGGCGTCGATCAGGCCGGCAATCTCCCCAACGCCTCGACCTTCTGCGGCAAATGCGAAAGCGTCTGCCCGGTGAAGATCCCGCTGCCGAAGATGATGCGCCATTGGCGCGAGCGCGAGTTCGAACGCCATCTGACGCCAAGCACGGTTCGCACCAATCTCGCGCTCTGGGGCTTTTTCGCGCGCCGCCCGGGGCTTTACCGGCTGGCAACGCGGATCGGCGCTGGCGTCCTCGGCTGGCTTGGGCGCCGGCGTGGGCGGCTTTCGCGCCTTCCTTTCGCCGGCGGCTGGACCGCCGGGCGCGATCTGCCGACGCCGGAGGGTGAGACCTTTTTCGCCCGCTATGCGAAGGAACAGCGGCGCCAGCGGGGCGCGTCGTGA
- a CDS encoding (Fe-S)-binding protein, whose translation MLQASPRVALFVTCLVDLHRPTVGFAAIRLLEQAGCQVEVPRAQTCCGQPAYNSGDRETARDLARAILDAFGGYDYVVVPSGSCGGMLRHHLPTLFEDDPNLRARAEALAERTHELVSFLTDVMGLDRVAGAFSGTVTYHDSCSGLRELGIKAQPRRLLEALGATVKEMADPEVCCGFGGTFCVKYPEISTRMVADKAADIAQSGAETLLAGDLGCLLNMAGRLKREGSAVKVRHVAEVLAGMTAAVPPIGEAG comes from the coding sequence ATGTTGCAAGCCAGTCCGCGCGTCGCGCTGTTCGTCACCTGCCTCGTCGATCTGCATCGGCCGACGGTGGGGTTCGCCGCCATCCGCCTGCTCGAACAGGCGGGCTGCCAGGTCGAGGTGCCACGGGCTCAGACCTGCTGCGGCCAGCCGGCTTATAATTCCGGCGACCGCGAGACCGCGCGCGACCTCGCCCGTGCCATTCTCGATGCCTTTGGCGGCTATGATTACGTGGTTGTTCCCTCGGGGTCGTGCGGCGGGATGCTGCGCCATCATCTGCCGACCCTGTTCGAGGACGACCCCAATCTCCGCGCCCGCGCCGAAGCCTTGGCCGAGCGCACCCATGAGCTAGTGAGCTTTCTCACCGATGTCATGGGGTTGGATCGGGTTGCCGGCGCCTTCTCCGGCACCGTCACGTATCATGATAGCTGCTCGGGGCTCCGCGAACTCGGCATCAAGGCGCAGCCGCGCCGTCTCCTCGAAGCCCTCGGCGCGACGGTCAAGGAAATGGCTGACCCCGAGGTTTGCTGTGGCTTCGGTGGCACGTTCTGCGTCAAATACCCGGAAATCTCCACCCGCATGGTCGCCGACAAGGCCGCCGACATCGCCCAGAGCGGCGCCGAGACGCTGCTTGCCGGCGATCTCGGCTGCCTCCTCAACATGGCCGGGCGGCTGAAGCGGGAAGGGAGCGCCGTCAAGGTGCGCCACGTCGCCGAGGTTCTTGCCGGCATGACCGCTGCTGTGCCGCCGATCGGCGAAGCCGGCTGA
- a CDS encoding ketosteroid isomerase-related protein: MTATTTEPLIREYYDAFNRGDRAGFLALLAEDVIHDVSQGEREIGRAAFARFLEHMDRCYRERIEDIVVMTTPDGRRAAAEFVVHGTYLATDPGVPPGTAPASGQRYILPAGAFFEIRDGKVARISVHYNLGDWIAQVNAGATP; encoded by the coding sequence ATGACCGCGACGACGACCGAGCCGCTGATCCGCGAGTATTACGATGCCTTCAATCGCGGCGACCGGGCGGGTTTTCTCGCTCTCCTCGCCGAGGACGTGATCCATGACGTAAGCCAAGGCGAGCGCGAGATCGGGCGCGCTGCCTTTGCCCGCTTTCTCGAGCACATGGACCGCTGCTATCGCGAACGGATCGAGGACATCGTCGTCATGACCACGCCGGACGGGCGGCGGGCGGCGGCGGAATTCGTCGTCCACGGCACCTATCTCGCAACCGACCCCGGCGTTCCGCCCGGCACCGCGCCGGCGAGTGGCCAGCGCTACATCCTTCCCGCCGGCGCTTTCTTCGAGATCCGTGACGGCAAGGTCGCGCGCATCAGCGTTCACTATAATCTCGGCGATTGGATCGCCCAGGTGAACGCCGGCGCGACGCCATGA